One Archangium lipolyticum DNA segment encodes these proteins:
- a CDS encoding pilus assembly protein PilP has product MKTFHSMFISGALALALTGCGEEPPPPAPVAPRPPSAESQKDKAAETPVAAPPTYVYNYNPVGKRDPFRSPVDELKPDVPQLGPQVACNEPLCQWDIDQLKLVAVVSGDANPLAMVEDPLGRGHIVRRNTRMGRQGGKVTQILRDEVIVTEVITTPERVISNPVKLELRQESQRDPAYDLMTGKNWEP; this is encoded by the coding sequence ATGAAGACGTTCCACTCCATGTTCATCTCGGGGGCACTGGCCCTCGCGCTCACGGGTTGCGGCGAGGAACCACCTCCGCCAGCGCCCGTCGCTCCGCGCCCGCCGAGCGCCGAGTCCCAGAAGGACAAGGCCGCGGAGACTCCGGTGGCGGCGCCGCCCACCTACGTCTACAACTACAACCCGGTGGGCAAGCGTGATCCGTTCCGCAGCCCCGTCGATGAGCTGAAGCCCGACGTGCCACAGCTCGGGCCCCAGGTGGCTTGCAACGAGCCGTTGTGCCAGTGGGACATCGACCAGCTCAAGCTGGTGGCGGTGGTCAGCGGGGATGCCAATCCGCTGGCCATGGTGGAGGATCCGCTGGGCCGTGGCCACATCGTGCGCCGCAACACGCGCATGGGCCGCCAGGGTGGCAAGGTGACGCAGATCCTCCGTGACGAAGTCATCGTCACCGAGGTCATCACCACGCCGGAGCGGGTGATCTCCAATCCGGTGAAGCTGGAACTGCGGCAGGAATCCCAGCGGGACCCCGCCTACGACCTGATGACGGGCAAGAACTGGGAGCCGTAG
- a CDS encoding type IV pilus inner membrane component PilO: protein MDKYLDRIVKAPPAVKFGGLAAAVVLMTAANFFFVIQPLEENMERLRAEQRRLDLDLAEKSEIAQNLNERRREMDVLEQRLAEALTELPENKDVEELLSQLNDIGKKSGLAIARVEPGPESVGGGDFFARIPIKMQVSGNYHEIAMFLQEVANMRRIVNVNNIKLDGAKLKNEKVVLQSSFLATTFRFVNTKAAAPSKDSKKK, encoded by the coding sequence ATGGACAAGTACCTGGATAGGATCGTCAAGGCTCCTCCCGCGGTGAAGTTCGGCGGGCTGGCGGCCGCGGTGGTGTTGATGACCGCCGCCAACTTCTTCTTCGTCATCCAGCCGCTCGAGGAGAACATGGAGCGGCTGCGCGCCGAGCAGCGCCGGTTGGATCTGGACCTCGCCGAGAAGAGCGAGATCGCCCAGAACCTCAACGAGCGCCGGCGCGAGATGGACGTGCTGGAGCAGCGGCTGGCCGAGGCCCTCACCGAGCTGCCCGAGAACAAGGACGTCGAGGAGCTGCTCTCGCAGCTCAACGACATCGGCAAGAAGTCCGGGCTGGCCATCGCCCGCGTGGAGCCGGGCCCCGAGTCGGTGGGCGGCGGTGACTTCTTCGCGCGCATCCCCATCAAGATGCAGGTGAGCGGCAACTACCATGAGATCGCCATGTTCCTGCAGGAAGTGGCGAACATGCGGCGCATCGTGAACGTGAACAACATCAAGCTCGACGGCGCCAAGTTGAAGAACGAGAAGGTGGTCCTCCAGAGTTCCTTCCTGGCCACCACCTTCCGGTTCGTCAACACGAAGGCCGCGGCGCCGTCGAAGGATTCCAAGAAGAAGTAG
- a CDS encoding PilN domain-containing protein, which translates to MMIRINLLPVRAKATQSMGRQILVLFAVVLVAALVGNYFWYSDRDGVVERQRKGIADTNRRIAELDKTIGEVKNINARKVEVEKKLAVLDELRKGRSGPVRLLDALATSLPKKAWIKSFNEERGSVKLQGSAISHDDVAELMRNLNSMVWTPKGIGRLVEQRREAKTSRVELVAADVAIEEFPVNDIKPFFNNVDLKSTQQQSNTAKPGDLATVDFDITLTANYAI; encoded by the coding sequence ATGATGATCCGCATCAACCTTCTGCCCGTCCGCGCCAAAGCCACGCAGAGCATGGGCCGGCAGATCCTGGTCCTCTTCGCGGTCGTGCTCGTCGCCGCGCTCGTAGGCAACTACTTCTGGTACTCGGACCGTGACGGTGTGGTCGAGCGCCAGCGCAAGGGCATCGCCGACACCAACCGGCGCATCGCCGAGCTCGACAAGACCATTGGCGAGGTGAAGAACATCAACGCCCGCAAGGTCGAGGTGGAGAAGAAGCTGGCGGTGCTGGACGAGCTGCGCAAGGGCCGCTCCGGTCCGGTGCGTCTGCTCGACGCCCTGGCCACCTCCCTGCCGAAGAAGGCGTGGATCAAGAGCTTCAACGAGGAGCGCGGCAGCGTGAAGCTGCAGGGCTCGGCCATCAGCCACGACGACGTGGCCGAGCTGATGCGCAACCTCAACAGCATGGTCTGGACGCCCAAGGGCATCGGCCGTCTGGTGGAGCAGCGCCGCGAGGCCAAGACGTCGCGCGTGGAGCTGGTGGCGGCGGATGTCGCCATCGAGGAGTTCCCCGTCAACGACATCAAGCCCTTCTTCAACAACGTCGACCTGAAGAGCACCCAGCAACAGAGCAACACGGCCAAGCCGGGTGACCTGGCAACGGTGGACTTCGACATCACCCTCACCGCCAACTACGCCATCTAA
- the pilM gene encoding type IV pilus assembly protein PilM — protein MAKGKLALGLDIGSTSVKMILLKEQRKRGQVSYALQSFGMKPLPPEAIVDGALMNSTAIVQALQELMSELKVKNKEVAIGVSGHSVIIKKIQMPRMSQEELEESIQWEAEQYIPFDVKDVNIDTQILDAGGNDATGQMDVLLVAAKKDMINDYTTVVSESGLQPVVVDVDAFAVQNMFASNYDVPDKETVVLINAGASVVNINIISNGITVFTRDVTIGGNQFTEEIQKQLNVSYEEAEALKIGGTRGDSDAVVPQEVERVLMSVAEQVAGEIQRSLDFYAGTAVDANFTKVYLSGGTAKIPALFKTIETRVGVPVEILNPFRKIDVDNRKFDPAFIMEVAPMAAVAVGLALRRPGDKLG, from the coding sequence ATGGCGAAGGGAAAGCTGGCTCTCGGTCTCGATATCGGATCGACCTCGGTGAAGATGATCCTGCTCAAGGAGCAGCGCAAGCGTGGCCAGGTGAGCTACGCGCTGCAGAGCTTCGGCATGAAGCCGCTGCCCCCCGAGGCCATCGTCGACGGCGCGTTGATGAACTCCACCGCCATCGTCCAGGCGCTCCAGGAGCTGATGTCCGAGCTGAAGGTGAAGAACAAGGAGGTCGCCATCGGCGTCTCCGGCCACTCGGTCATCATCAAGAAGATCCAGATGCCCCGCATGAGCCAGGAAGAGCTCGAGGAGAGCATCCAGTGGGAGGCGGAGCAGTACATCCCCTTCGACGTGAAGGACGTGAACATCGACACGCAGATCCTGGACGCGGGCGGCAATGACGCCACCGGCCAGATGGACGTGCTGCTGGTCGCGGCCAAGAAGGACATGATCAACGACTACACCACCGTGGTCTCCGAGTCGGGGCTGCAGCCGGTGGTGGTGGACGTGGACGCCTTCGCCGTCCAGAACATGTTCGCCTCCAACTACGACGTCCCCGACAAGGAGACGGTGGTGCTCATCAACGCGGGCGCCTCGGTGGTGAACATCAACATCATCTCCAACGGCATCACCGTCTTCACCCGTGACGTCACCATCGGCGGCAACCAGTTCACCGAGGAGATCCAGAAGCAGCTCAACGTCTCCTACGAGGAGGCCGAGGCGCTGAAGATCGGCGGCACCCGCGGTGACTCGGACGCGGTCGTCCCGCAGGAAGTGGAGCGGGTGCTGATGAGTGTGGCCGAGCAGGTGGCAGGTGAAATCCAGCGCTCGCTGGACTTCTACGCGGGCACCGCCGTGGATGCCAACTTCACCAAGGTCTACCTCTCCGGTGGAACCGCCAAGATTCCGGCGCTGTTCAAGACCATCGAGACGCGGGTGGGCGTGCCGGTGGAGATCCTCAACCCCTTCCGGAAGATCGACGTGGACAACCGCAAGTTCGACCCCGCCTTCATCATGGAGGTGGCGCCGATGGCCGCGGTGGCCGTGGGTCTGGCGCTTCGCCGCCCGGGCGACAAGCTCGGTTGA
- a CDS encoding sigma-54-dependent transcriptional regulator, with protein sequence MALFRSILVADDEPSVRHVLTLVLSGLGYEVRAVSDGEEALRELAARGYDVLLCDVRMPRRDGLSVLRQALAEHPGLTVVVMSAYGSREQALEAVGAGAYDYVRKPFKPEEIVFVLRKAEERERLLRENRRLRGVGGDVPVERILGESEPLRVVLRQVERLAPVGTTVLITGESGTGKELVARALHARSPRAAMPFVAVNCGAIPAGLIESELFGHARGAFTDARTARRGLFSEADGGTLFLDEVGELPPPAQVKLLRVLQEGEIRPVGENRAEKVDVRVIAATLRDLGRLVERGEFREDLYYRLNVVNVRVPPLRERTSDIPLLARSFLARFNRELNREPPVRGFSPEAEALMASYTWPGNVRELENAVERAVLLAEGALILPQNLPERLWTAPAPATTQPSPTPTHPPPDANLSLKQAIRELEESYIRAALRRTRGNRTRAAEVLEISHRALLYKIKEYGIDPDAEGERG encoded by the coding sequence ATGGCCCTCTTCCGCAGCATCCTCGTCGCCGACGACGAGCCCTCCGTGCGCCACGTCCTCACCCTGGTGCTGTCCGGGCTGGGCTACGAGGTGCGTGCGGTGTCCGACGGCGAGGAGGCGCTGCGGGAGCTGGCCGCGCGTGGCTACGACGTGCTGCTGTGTGACGTGCGCATGCCCCGGCGCGATGGCCTGTCCGTGCTGCGCCAGGCGCTCGCCGAGCACCCGGGACTGACGGTGGTGGTGATGAGCGCGTACGGCTCGCGGGAGCAGGCGCTCGAGGCGGTGGGCGCCGGGGCGTACGACTACGTGCGCAAGCCCTTCAAGCCCGAGGAGATCGTCTTCGTCCTGCGCAAGGCGGAGGAGCGAGAGCGGCTGCTGCGCGAGAACCGGCGCCTGCGGGGAGTGGGCGGGGACGTGCCCGTGGAGCGCATCCTCGGCGAGAGCGAGCCCCTTCGCGTGGTGCTGCGGCAGGTGGAGCGGCTGGCGCCGGTGGGCACCACGGTCCTCATCACCGGAGAGAGCGGGACGGGCAAGGAGCTCGTCGCACGGGCACTGCACGCGCGCTCGCCCCGGGCCGCCATGCCCTTCGTCGCCGTCAACTGTGGCGCCATCCCCGCGGGCCTCATCGAGAGCGAGCTCTTCGGCCACGCCCGGGGCGCCTTCACCGACGCGCGCACCGCCCGCCGGGGCCTCTTCAGCGAGGCCGACGGCGGCACGCTCTTCCTCGACGAGGTGGGAGAGCTGCCTCCTCCCGCCCAGGTGAAGCTGTTGCGCGTGCTACAGGAAGGGGAGATCCGCCCGGTGGGAGAGAACCGCGCGGAGAAGGTGGATGTGCGCGTCATCGCCGCCACGCTGCGCGACCTGGGCCGGCTGGTGGAGCGGGGCGAGTTCCGCGAGGACCTCTACTACCGGCTCAACGTGGTGAACGTGCGGGTGCCGCCCCTGCGCGAGCGCACCAGCGACATCCCCCTGCTGGCGCGCTCCTTCCTCGCGCGCTTCAACCGCGAGCTCAACCGCGAGCCGCCCGTGCGGGGCTTCAGCCCCGAGGCCGAGGCGCTGATGGCCTCCTACACGTGGCCGGGAAACGTGCGCGAGCTGGAGAACGCCGTGGAGCGCGCGGTCCTGCTGGCCGAGGGCGCGCTGATCCTCCCGCAGAACCTGCCGGAGCGGCTCTGGACCGCGCCCGCGCCGGCCACCACGCAACCTTCCCCCACCCCCACGCACCCCCCTCCCGACGCCAACCTGTCCCTCAAGCAGGCCATCCGTGAGCTGGAGGAGTCCTACATCCGCGCCGCCCTGCGCCGGACTCGCGGCAATCGCACCCGCGCCGCCGAGGTGTTGGAGATCAGCCATCGGGCCCTGCTGTACAAAATCAAGGAGTACGGAATCGACCCGGACGCGGAGGGTGAGCGAGGCTGA